One Mycolicibacterium parafortuitum DNA segment encodes these proteins:
- a CDS encoding polyprenyl synthetase family protein, translating to MTPGARQTVDNDRPGTVDGFATRPTAAVATPPHDLTWHAGVRDRVLRAVDEFIDLVCAGSLSEGPVDIAETVLRSVLAEGKCLRSTFLYVGWRCGAADSDAAIRAAASLEFLHAFALMQDDVMDGSPMRRGRPSAHRVFAGWHHSRGLSGSSARFGESAAVLLGDLCLVWAEQMLRDSGLDDAALRRAWPRYDTMRTELAVGQFADLVNDSAGFPSLDEVLDVARRKSGNYTVRRPLEIGAVLAGCPERHLAALGTYGSAVGEAFQMRDDLLGVFGAPEITGKPAGDDLAARKATTVVAASYQLATDAQRRRLRAFMTAGHLTPADITHWQGLIAEVGTIEWIEELIERRLNRAMDTLDIAGLDGDAHAALTAMAAACARRVA from the coding sequence ATGACACCCGGTGCGCGCCAAACGGTCGACAACGATCGGCCGGGCACAGTTGACGGTTTCGCCACGCGGCCCACCGCCGCCGTGGCCACCCCTCCCCACGACCTGACGTGGCACGCCGGCGTACGCGATCGCGTGTTGCGCGCGGTCGACGAATTCATCGATCTCGTGTGCGCCGGCTCGTTGTCCGAGGGGCCGGTGGACATCGCCGAGACCGTGCTGCGCTCTGTGCTCGCCGAGGGCAAGTGTCTGCGGTCGACGTTCCTCTACGTCGGCTGGCGCTGCGGCGCCGCCGACTCCGACGCCGCGATCCGCGCGGCGGCGAGCCTGGAGTTTCTGCACGCGTTCGCGCTGATGCAGGACGACGTGATGGACGGGTCGCCGATGCGCCGCGGGCGTCCCAGCGCGCACCGGGTGTTCGCGGGCTGGCATCACAGCCGCGGCCTTTCCGGCTCATCCGCCCGGTTCGGTGAGTCCGCGGCGGTGCTCCTCGGCGACCTGTGCCTGGTGTGGGCCGAGCAGATGTTGCGCGACAGTGGCCTCGACGACGCGGCGCTGCGGCGGGCCTGGCCGCGCTACGACACGATGCGCACCGAGCTCGCGGTCGGGCAGTTCGCCGACCTGGTCAACGACAGCGCCGGATTCCCGTCCCTGGACGAGGTGCTGGACGTGGCACGGCGCAAGTCGGGCAACTACACCGTGCGACGGCCGCTGGAGATCGGCGCGGTGCTGGCGGGGTGCCCGGAGCGGCATCTGGCGGCGCTCGGAACCTACGGCAGCGCGGTCGGCGAGGCATTCCAGATGCGCGACGACCTGCTCGGGGTCTTCGGGGCTCCCGAGATCACGGGCAAGCCCGCCGGTGACGATCTCGCCGCACGCAAGGCGACGACCGTGGTCGCCGCGTCCTACCAACTGGCCACCGACGCCCAGCGCCGCAGGCTGCGCGCGTTCATGACCGCCGGGCACCTGACCCCGGCCGACATCACCCACTGGCAGGGCCTCATCGCCGAGGTCGGCACCATCGAATGGATTGAAGAGTTGATCGAACGACGCCTGAACCGGGCGATGGACACCCTCGATATCGCCGGTCTGGACGGTGACGCGCACGCCGCGCTGACCGCGATGGCCGCCGCCTGCGCGAGGCGGGTGGCGTGA
- a CDS encoding lycopene cyclase domain-containing protein: protein MSGLGYTVPAVLAVVVVVVWELRFLRTGLFRSPAYWISMAIVTGFQVLVDGWLTKLSAPIVLYDEYHSTGIRFPWDIPVEDFLFGWAMITAVLLLWVRRGATDRHEAR, encoded by the coding sequence GTGAGCGGGCTCGGCTATACGGTGCCCGCCGTCCTGGCCGTGGTCGTCGTCGTGGTCTGGGAATTGCGCTTTCTTCGCACCGGCCTGTTCCGCTCCCCCGCATACTGGATCTCGATGGCGATCGTGACGGGTTTCCAGGTGCTGGTGGACGGCTGGCTGACCAAGCTGAGCGCCCCGATCGTGCTGTACGACGAATACCATTCGACCGGTATCCGGTTCCCGTGGGACATCCCGGTCGAGGACTTCCTGTTCGGTTGGGCGATGATCACCGCGGTGTTGCTGCTGTGGGTGCGCCGCGGTGCGACGGACCGGCACGAGGCGCGCTGA
- a CDS encoding LLM class flavin-dependent oxidoreductase produces the protein MRFTFAEAMTDPTYYIPLAKAAEAAGYHAMTIPDSIAYPFESDSKYPYTPDGNREFLEGKAFIESFVLTAALCAVTTKLHFNHFVLKLPIRPPALVAKQAGSLAAMFDNRLGLGVGTSPWPEDYELLNVPFAKRGKRMDECIDIIRGLTSGDYFEYHGEFYDIPKTKMTPAPSKPVPILIGGHADAALRRAARNDGWMHGGGDPEELDTLLAKLAKFREEAGTADRDDYQIHVISLDAYSLDGIKRLEDKGITDVIVGFRIPYIMGQDTEPLDAKIRNLEMFAENVIAKV, from the coding sequence GTGCGATTCACCTTTGCCGAAGCCATGACCGATCCGACGTATTACATCCCGCTGGCGAAGGCCGCCGAAGCCGCCGGCTATCACGCGATGACGATCCCCGACAGCATCGCCTACCCGTTCGAATCCGACTCCAAGTATCCCTACACCCCCGACGGAAACCGCGAGTTCCTCGAGGGCAAGGCGTTCATCGAATCGTTCGTGCTGACCGCGGCCCTGTGCGCGGTCACGACCAAGCTGCACTTCAACCACTTCGTGCTCAAGCTCCCGATCCGGCCGCCGGCCCTGGTGGCCAAGCAGGCCGGATCGCTGGCGGCGATGTTCGACAACCGCCTCGGCCTCGGCGTCGGCACCAGCCCGTGGCCGGAGGACTACGAGCTGCTGAACGTCCCGTTCGCCAAGCGCGGCAAGCGGATGGACGAGTGCATCGACATCATCCGCGGCCTGACCTCGGGTGACTACTTCGAGTACCACGGCGAGTTCTACGACATCCCGAAGACGAAGATGACGCCCGCGCCGTCGAAGCCGGTGCCGATCCTGATCGGCGGGCACGCCGACGCCGCACTGCGCCGCGCCGCCCGCAACGACGGCTGGATGCACGGCGGCGGCGACCCCGAGGAACTCGACACACTGCTCGCGAAGCTGGCGAAGTTCCGCGAGGAGGCGGGCACCGCGGACCGAGACGATTATCAGATCCATGTGATCTCCCTCGACGCCTACTCGCTCGACGGCATCAAGCGCCTCGAGGACAAGGGCATCACCGACGTGATCGTCGGCTTCCGCATCCCCTACATCATGGGCCAGGACACCGAGCCGCTGGACGCGAAGATCCGCAACCTGGAGATGTTCGCCGAGAACGTCATCGCCAAGGTCTGA
- a CDS encoding class I SAM-dependent methyltransferase has translation MPTYDVPDAFDAGAGTYDGLVGSNPGYHDHLRLSARRMQLPDQGRGLSLLDIGCGTGASTAALLQVAPHAQILGVDGSAGMLACARDKAWPETVSFAHSRVEDLAAAGVTGPFDGILAAYLIRNVDDRDSVLQSLRGLLRPGGVFAAHEYSVRDSVAATAVWNVVSTAIIIPIGRMKSGDAGLYRYLRRSVNEFDGAEQFRDRMRRNGFVDVHSDTMPGWQRGIVHTFLGRTPQ, from the coding sequence ATGCCCACCTACGACGTGCCCGACGCGTTCGACGCCGGGGCCGGCACCTACGACGGCCTGGTCGGATCCAATCCGGGATATCACGACCACCTGCGGTTGTCGGCTCGCCGGATGCAGCTACCCGATCAAGGCCGCGGGCTGTCTCTGCTCGACATCGGCTGCGGTACAGGGGCTTCCACTGCCGCCCTGCTGCAGGTCGCACCGCACGCCCAGATCCTGGGCGTCGACGGATCGGCCGGCATGCTCGCCTGCGCGCGTGACAAGGCCTGGCCGGAGACGGTGTCGTTCGCGCACAGCCGCGTCGAGGACCTGGCCGCCGCCGGCGTGACCGGCCCGTTCGACGGCATCCTCGCGGCGTACCTGATCCGAAACGTCGACGATCGCGACAGTGTGCTGCAGTCGCTGCGCGGGTTGCTGCGCCCCGGTGGCGTGTTCGCAGCGCACGAGTACTCGGTCCGCGACTCCGTCGCGGCCACCGCCGTGTGGAACGTGGTCAGCACCGCGATCATCATCCCGATCGGTCGGATGAAGTCCGGCGACGCGGGGCTGTACCGGTACCTGCGCCGCAGCGTCAACGAGTTCGACGGGGCCGAGCAGTTCCGGGACCGCATGCGGCGCAACGGATTCGTCGATGTCCACAGCGACACCATGCCGGGCTGGCAGCGCGGCATCGTGCACACGTTCCTCGGGAGGACACCTCAGTGA
- the crtI gene encoding phytoene desaturase family protein, with amino-acid sequence MRSIPGSTDHVVVVGAGLAGLSAALHLAGRGRQVTVVERGAHPGGRMGRADVAGYRLDTGPTVLTMPDILDETFAAVGESTTDRLTLDPVLPAYRASFADGSSLDVHTDAAAMTAEIERFAGPDEAAGYARLRQWLRRLYELEFDGFISANFDSPLSLLTPQLARLAAIGGFRRWEPMVRRFITDERLLRVFTFQALYVGVPPRRALAAYAVIAYMDTVSGVYFPRGGMRAVPDAMAAAAADAGVEFRYNAGVCALDRVGSRVTAVRTDTGERIPADAVVLTTELPDTYRLLGRTPRRLLPLRPAPSAVVAQFGAKAPQTTADQSHHTILFGGEWDRTFDEIIDQGTPMADPSLLVTRPALGDPTLAPPGRDLLYVLAPAPNTAVGHRDWDADRERYTAHMLDTVTARLPHIGEDAELLHVVTPQDWARQGMAAGTPFALSHTFAQTGPFRPANTLRGIDNAVLAGSSTVPGVGIPTAIVSGRLAADRVTGVGSRTQPRIVTQ; translated from the coding sequence ATGAGGTCGATCCCGGGATCCACCGACCACGTCGTGGTCGTCGGCGCGGGGCTGGCCGGTCTGTCGGCCGCGCTGCACCTGGCAGGGCGGGGCCGCCAGGTGACCGTCGTCGAACGCGGTGCCCACCCCGGCGGGCGGATGGGCCGCGCCGACGTGGCGGGCTACCGGCTCGACACCGGACCGACAGTGCTGACCATGCCCGACATCCTCGACGAGACGTTCGCCGCCGTCGGAGAGTCGACCACCGACCGCTTGACGCTCGACCCGGTCCTGCCGGCCTACCGCGCGTCGTTCGCCGACGGTTCCAGCCTGGACGTCCACACCGACGCCGCGGCGATGACCGCGGAGATCGAGCGCTTCGCCGGTCCCGACGAGGCCGCCGGCTACGCGCGGCTGCGGCAGTGGCTGCGCCGGCTGTACGAGCTGGAGTTCGACGGTTTCATCTCCGCCAACTTCGATTCCCCGCTGTCGCTGCTGACCCCACAGTTGGCGCGGCTGGCCGCCATCGGCGGCTTCCGCCGGTGGGAGCCGATGGTGCGTCGCTTCATCACCGACGAGCGGTTGCTGCGGGTCTTCACCTTTCAGGCCCTCTACGTCGGGGTGCCGCCCCGGCGGGCGCTGGCCGCGTACGCGGTCATCGCGTACATGGACACCGTCTCCGGCGTGTACTTCCCGCGCGGCGGCATGCGCGCGGTGCCGGATGCGATGGCCGCCGCCGCCGCCGACGCGGGCGTCGAATTCCGGTACAACGCCGGCGTCTGCGCGCTGGATCGGGTCGGATCGCGGGTGACGGCGGTGCGCACCGACACCGGTGAGCGCATCCCCGCCGACGCGGTCGTCCTGACCACCGAGCTGCCCGACACCTACCGACTGCTCGGCCGCACCCCGCGACGGCTGCTACCGCTGCGGCCGGCGCCGTCGGCGGTCGTGGCGCAGTTCGGCGCGAAGGCCCCGCAGACGACGGCAGATCAGTCGCACCACACCATCCTGTTCGGCGGCGAGTGGGACCGCACGTTCGACGAGATCATCGACCAGGGCACGCCGATGGCCGATCCGTCGCTGCTCGTCACCCGGCCGGCACTCGGCGATCCGACGCTCGCACCCCCGGGGCGAGACCTGCTCTACGTGCTGGCTCCGGCGCCCAACACCGCTGTGGGACACCGGGACTGGGATGCCGACCGAGAGCGCTACACCGCCCACATGCTCGACACCGTCACCGCGCGTCTGCCCCACATCGGCGAAGACGCGGAGTTGCTGCACGTGGTCACCCCGCAGGACTGGGCGCGCCAGGGTATGGCGGCGGGCACGCCGTTCGCACTGTCGCACACGTTCGCCCAGACCGGGCCGTTCCGACCGGCCAACACGCTGCGCGGCATCGACAACGCGGTGCTTGCCGGGTCCTCGACCGTACCTGGCGTCGGCATCCCCACCGCCATCGTCTCGGGCCGCCTGGCCGCCGACCGGGTCACCGGGGTCGGGAGCCGAACACAACCACGAATAGTCACGCAATGA
- a CDS encoding lycopene cyclase domain-containing protein produces the protein MDKYQYLLLMLGCLAITAPLEAFGSGVYRQPRRTAAAIIPVAVVFVVWDLLAVLAEVWDYNPRYITGLHIWVFPIEELMFFIVIPLCALLTFSAVSTILGFLAKHRSRREVNR, from the coding sequence ATCGACAAGTACCAGTACCTGCTGTTGATGCTCGGCTGCCTGGCCATCACCGCACCGCTGGAGGCCTTCGGGTCCGGGGTGTACCGGCAGCCCCGCCGCACCGCGGCCGCGATCATCCCGGTCGCGGTCGTCTTCGTCGTGTGGGATCTGCTCGCGGTCCTCGCCGAGGTGTGGGACTACAACCCGCGCTACATCACCGGACTGCACATCTGGGTGTTCCCGATCGAGGAGCTGATGTTCTTCATCGTGATCCCGCTGTGCGCGCTGCTGACCTTCTCGGCGGTCAGCACGATCCTCGGCTTCCTGGCCAAGCATCGGTCCCGGCGCGAGGTCAACCGGTGA
- a CDS encoding DUF5914 domain-containing protein translates to MSAVGRFTRSVKKAWPFEVLPRTPWARQTPTYRQASPQLISAALARSQARPSGNWYVVGASTDIGAKPFGANVAGAELVCWRDAGGEVRVGPAGCPHLGADLCTGTVDRGQLVCPWHGLRLTGRSRPDWPSLPTFDDGVLVWARLDRVGGEEPTDAPIVPARPEPPRLAAVTTLRGTCEAVDIIANRMDPWHGSWFHPYSFTQLEVLSAPGEDTDIPEELDRFLVAVTFRIGRLGVPVIAEFTSPEPRTLVMRILDGEGSGSVVETHAVPNGRGRDGLPRATVVEAVVAHSDRPGFARAIRVAPLITPFMRHAANRLWRDDLAYAERLNIVREQQAAGTAELLTPIRETTRADRRPPAAAPGSGPTD, encoded by the coding sequence ATGAGCGCTGTGGGCCGGTTCACCCGTTCGGTGAAGAAGGCCTGGCCGTTCGAGGTGCTGCCGCGCACTCCCTGGGCGCGGCAGACCCCGACGTACCGACAGGCGTCCCCACAGCTGATCTCCGCCGCGCTCGCCCGCTCTCAGGCCCGCCCCAGCGGCAACTGGTACGTGGTCGGGGCCAGCACCGACATCGGCGCAAAACCGTTCGGCGCCAACGTCGCCGGGGCCGAGTTGGTCTGCTGGCGCGACGCCGGCGGCGAGGTGCGCGTCGGCCCGGCCGGATGTCCGCATCTCGGGGCCGACCTGTGCACCGGCACCGTGGACCGCGGGCAGCTGGTGTGCCCGTGGCACGGCCTGCGCCTGACGGGCCGTTCGCGCCCGGACTGGCCGTCGCTGCCCACATTCGACGACGGGGTGCTGGTGTGGGCGCGACTGGACCGTGTCGGCGGGGAGGAACCGACCGACGCGCCGATCGTGCCGGCCCGGCCCGAGCCGCCGCGGCTGGCCGCGGTGACGACTCTGCGCGGCACGTGCGAAGCCGTCGACATCATCGCCAACCGGATGGACCCGTGGCACGGTTCCTGGTTTCACCCGTACTCGTTCACCCAGCTGGAAGTGCTCAGCGCCCCGGGTGAGGACACCGACATCCCGGAGGAACTGGACCGCTTTCTCGTCGCGGTGACGTTCCGCATCGGCCGGCTCGGCGTGCCGGTCATCGCCGAGTTCACCAGCCCCGAACCGCGCACACTCGTGATGCGGATCCTCGACGGGGAGGGTTCGGGAAGCGTGGTCGAAACCCACGCCGTGCCCAACGGTCGCGGCCGGGACGGACTTCCGCGCGCCACCGTCGTCGAGGCCGTGGTCGCACACTCGGACCGGCCAGGTTTCGCGCGGGCCATCCGGGTGGCGCCGCTGATCACCCCGTTCATGCGACACGCCGCGAACCGGCTGTGGCGCGACGACCTGGCCTACGCCGAACGGCTGAACATCGTGCGCGAACAGCAGGCCGCGGGCACGGCCGAACTGCTCACGCCGATACGCGAGACCACTCGGGCAGACCGGCGGCCTCCAGCAGCGGCACCTGGCTCTGGGCCCACGGACTGA
- a CDS encoding phytoene/squalene synthase family protein, whose protein sequence is MIGSELDAAGVRDVNLRRAYRQCRQLNAQHGKTFFLATRLLSPAQRPAVHALYGFARRADDVLDGFDDRTVAERADELQGLATALFTRLVEKRHCGDDPVLDAVVDTASHYRIDWQLFDDFLASMRMDLTVTDYPDRAALDRYMYGSAEVIGLQMLPVLGTVVPREEAAPYAAALGKAFQLTNFLRDIDEDLSRGRVYLPADELAAHGVDREVLAWCQRHRRTDPRVRAALVEQHALTRRVYQQAEPGVATLHPRSRPCVAAALTLYSEILDRIEEMDFAVFAQRATVTNGRRLRVASVGLARALTARIRHREA, encoded by the coding sequence ATGATCGGCTCAGAGCTGGACGCCGCAGGCGTGCGGGACGTGAACCTGCGGCGGGCCTACCGGCAGTGCCGGCAACTCAACGCCCAGCACGGCAAGACGTTCTTCCTGGCCACCAGGCTGCTGTCACCGGCGCAGCGGCCCGCGGTACACGCCCTGTACGGCTTCGCCCGACGCGCCGACGATGTGCTCGACGGTTTCGACGACCGGACGGTCGCCGAACGCGCCGACGAACTGCAGGGTCTGGCCACAGCGCTGTTCACCCGGCTGGTCGAGAAACGGCATTGCGGCGACGATCCCGTCCTGGACGCGGTGGTCGACACCGCCAGCCACTACCGGATCGACTGGCAGCTGTTCGACGACTTCCTGGCGTCCATGCGGATGGACCTGACCGTCACCGACTACCCGGACCGCGCCGCCCTGGACCGGTATATGTACGGCTCCGCCGAGGTGATCGGCTTGCAGATGCTCCCGGTGCTCGGCACCGTGGTGCCCCGCGAGGAGGCCGCCCCGTACGCGGCGGCGCTCGGCAAGGCGTTCCAGCTCACCAACTTCCTGCGCGACATCGACGAGGACCTCAGCCGCGGCAGGGTCTACCTACCGGCCGACGAACTGGCCGCCCACGGTGTCGATCGCGAGGTGCTGGCCTGGTGTCAGCGCCATCGCCGCACCGACCCGAGGGTGCGCGCGGCGCTCGTCGAACAGCACGCCCTCACCCGGCGCGTCTACCAGCAGGCCGAACCCGGCGTCGCGACGCTGCACCCGCGGTCGCGCCCGTGTGTGGCGGCCGCGCTGACGCTGTATTCGGAGATCCTCGACCGGATCGAGGAGATGGACTTCGCGGTGTTCGCGCAGCGCGCCACCGTGACGAACGGGCGCCGGCTGCGGGTTGCCTCCGTCGGACTGGCCCGTGCGCTCACCGCCCGTATCCGGCACCGGGAGGCCTGA
- the idi gene encoding isopentenyl-diphosphate Delta-isomerase, with protein sequence MSDELVVLLDHDGNRVGSAAKSTVHHRDTPLHLAFSCYLFDDSGRVLLTRRALGKKTWPGVWTNSFCGHPAPGEAMVDAVHRRARQELGAAVRDVVCVLPDFRYRAEAADGTVENEVCPVFCALVDGPVAPSPDEVMDLVWAPWAEVRTAATLGWAISPWAQSQVPLLEAAGLPEWSRVSA encoded by the coding sequence GTGAGTGACGAACTGGTTGTGCTCCTCGACCACGACGGCAACCGCGTCGGCAGCGCCGCGAAGTCGACGGTTCACCACCGGGACACCCCGCTTCATCTGGCCTTCTCCTGCTACCTGTTCGACGATTCGGGCCGGGTGCTGCTGACCCGCCGTGCGCTGGGCAAGAAGACGTGGCCCGGCGTGTGGACGAATTCGTTCTGCGGGCACCCCGCCCCCGGCGAGGCCATGGTCGACGCGGTTCACCGCCGCGCCCGACAGGAACTCGGCGCCGCCGTGCGGGACGTGGTGTGCGTACTGCCTGACTTCCGCTACCGCGCCGAGGCCGCCGACGGCACCGTAGAGAACGAGGTGTGCCCGGTGTTCTGTGCGCTCGTCGACGGTCCGGTCGCGCCGTCCCCCGACGAGGTGATGGACCTGGTCTGGGCGCCGTGGGCCGAGGTGCGGACCGCCGCCACGCTCGGCTGGGCGATCAGTCCGTGGGCCCAGAGCCAGGTGCCGCTGCTGGAGGCCGCCGGTCTGCCCGAGTGGTCTCGCGTATCGGCGTGA
- a CDS encoding glycosyltransferase encodes MARYLLAVSPIRGHVMPMVDLGAGLQKLGHDVTVLTGAQFGALVENAGLTVRSLPDSVVIDPPAAAPRWLRSLPAAARRFWLGRAELADVFAEPLAAEADSVRALLRDTCFDAVVADITFTGLLPVLLQDSPRPPVVVCGVGPLTLSSADTPPFGMAWQPEPGVDYRPMTRVAHRVIMRSSQRRFDAALRRAGSGRSPVFISDWPRLADAVLQLSVQEFEYPRSDLPSTVEFVGPVLPDAGGRFVPPPWWTEVTRGDRAVVHVTQGTFDNADLNQLLAPTFDALGGRDDILVVATTGGRSGQCLDRETSANIHVAEWIPYSVLLPHVDVMITNGGYGGVQYALAHGVPLIVAGETSDKAEVAARVDYSGVGVDLGTFAPSADAIRAAVDRVRGDDRYRAAARRIQAAIDASTPVDSIANALKRCAGA; translated from the coding sequence GTGGCGCGATATCTGCTCGCGGTGAGCCCCATCCGTGGCCATGTCATGCCGATGGTGGACCTGGGCGCGGGACTGCAGAAGCTCGGGCACGACGTGACGGTGCTGACCGGGGCGCAGTTCGGTGCCCTCGTCGAGAACGCGGGGTTGACCGTGCGGTCTCTGCCCGACAGTGTGGTGATCGACCCGCCCGCGGCCGCGCCGCGATGGCTGCGCAGTCTGCCCGCGGCGGCGCGGCGGTTCTGGCTGGGCCGGGCAGAACTGGCTGACGTGTTCGCTGAACCCCTTGCCGCAGAAGCGGATTCGGTCCGCGCATTGCTCCGCGACACGTGCTTCGACGCGGTGGTCGCCGACATCACGTTCACCGGCCTGCTTCCCGTTCTGCTGCAGGACTCGCCGCGGCCACCGGTCGTGGTGTGCGGTGTGGGTCCGTTGACGCTCTCGAGCGCCGACACGCCCCCGTTCGGGATGGCCTGGCAGCCGGAGCCGGGCGTCGACTACCGCCCGATGACCAGGGTCGCGCACCGGGTGATCATGCGATCCAGTCAGCGGCGGTTCGACGCCGCGCTCCGCCGTGCCGGGTCGGGCCGATCGCCGGTGTTCATCAGCGACTGGCCCCGCCTCGCCGATGCGGTGCTGCAACTGTCGGTGCAGGAGTTCGAGTACCCGCGCTCCGACCTGCCTTCCACGGTGGAGTTCGTGGGCCCGGTGTTACCCGATGCCGGCGGGCGATTCGTGCCGCCGCCCTGGTGGACCGAAGTGACTCGTGGCGACCGGGCGGTCGTCCACGTCACGCAGGGCACCTTCGACAACGCCGATCTGAATCAGCTGCTCGCCCCGACCTTCGATGCCCTCGGGGGGCGCGACGACATCCTCGTCGTCGCGACCACCGGTGGCCGGTCCGGCCAGTGCCTCGACCGTGAGACTTCTGCGAATATCCATGTGGCGGAGTGGATTCCGTACTCCGTGCTGCTGCCTCATGTCGACGTGATGATCACCAACGGCGGCTACGGGGGCGTGCAGTACGCGCTCGCGCACGGTGTGCCCTTGATCGTCGCAGGCGAGACGTCGGACAAGGCCGAGGTCGCCGCCCGCGTCGACTACAGCGGTGTCGGCGTGGATTTGGGAACCTTCGCGCCGTCGGCCGACGCGATCCGCGCCGCGGTGGACCGCGTCCGCGGCGACGATCGCTACCGTGCCGCGGCCCGCCGGATCCAGGCAGCGATCGACGCGTCCACCCCTGTCGACTCCATCGCCAACGCCCTCAAGCGCTGCGCGGGCGCATAA
- a CDS encoding FAD-dependent oxidoreductase — translation MNDPRRVLHPAAPGLPGAADLVSRPTVAVVGGGIAGLAAATALAERGVAVRLYERQPYLGGRVGGWQTQLPDGTPAAMNRGFHAFFRQYYNLRDLLRRVDPTLSMLSPLDDYPLVDARGRRDTFRGLPRTPPFNAMAFALRSPTFRVRDLIRLDARAAAPLAAVSVPGTYDELDHQDAESFLRDINFPDAARHLAFEVFSRSFFTRPAKLSAAELATMFHIYFLGSSEGLVFDVATSNFDAALWNPLGSYLERLGVRVRTGSSVHSVEPTADNAFAVTDDSGEQLRADGVVLAADVSALQAIVAGSPALGDPGWRERIGRLGTAAPFVVQRLWLDRAVRADRPAFMGTGGLPPLDNISVLERYEREAAEWCARTGGSVVELHAYSVDEDTPALREASIARMHELYPETAQARIVHEETLCRNDCPRLAPGDFAERPSVHTPHPGLALAGDGIRIDLPVALMERAATTGISAANTLLAHFGVKGHDIYTVPVRGRSPVLRHLAGRVERRVPR, via the coding sequence GTGAACGATCCCCGCCGCGTCCTGCATCCCGCCGCCCCGGGGCTGCCCGGCGCGGCCGACCTGGTGTCGCGGCCGACCGTCGCGGTCGTCGGCGGCGGCATCGCCGGGTTGGCCGCGGCCACCGCGCTGGCCGAACGCGGTGTCGCGGTGCGCCTCTACGAACGACAGCCCTATCTGGGTGGCCGGGTCGGCGGCTGGCAGACGCAGCTGCCCGACGGCACACCTGCCGCGATGAACCGTGGCTTCCACGCGTTCTTCCGCCAGTACTACAACCTGCGCGATCTACTCCGCCGCGTCGACCCGACGCTGTCGATGCTGAGCCCGCTCGACGATTACCCCCTCGTCGACGCGCGCGGCAGGCGCGACACGTTCCGCGGTCTGCCCCGCACGCCACCGTTCAACGCGATGGCGTTCGCGCTGCGCAGCCCCACCTTCCGGGTGCGGGATTTGATCCGGCTCGACGCCCGGGCGGCGGCGCCGCTGGCCGCGGTGTCGGTGCCGGGCACCTACGACGAGCTCGACCACCAGGACGCCGAATCGTTCCTGCGCGACATCAACTTCCCCGATGCGGCCCGCCATCTGGCGTTCGAGGTGTTCTCCCGGAGCTTCTTCACCCGGCCGGCCAAACTGTCGGCCGCCGAGTTGGCCACCATGTTCCACATCTACTTCCTCGGCTCCAGCGAGGGCCTGGTCTTCGATGTGGCGACGTCCAATTTCGATGCGGCGCTGTGGAATCCGCTGGGCAGCTACCTGGAGCGACTGGGGGTGCGGGTGCGGACGGGTTCGTCGGTGCACAGTGTCGAACCGACAGCGGACAACGCCTTCGCCGTCACCGACGACTCCGGCGAACAGTTGCGCGCCGACGGCGTGGTGCTCGCCGCCGACGTGTCAGCGCTGCAGGCCATCGTCGCCGGGTCTCCGGCCCTCGGTGACCCCGGCTGGCGGGAACGTATCGGGCGTCTCGGCACCGCGGCGCCGTTCGTGGTGCAGCGCCTCTGGCTGGATCGCGCGGTGCGGGCGGACCGTCCGGCGTTCATGGGTACCGGTGGTCTGCCGCCGCTGGACAACATCAGCGTGCTGGAGCGCTACGAGCGCGAGGCCGCCGAATGGTGTGCGCGCACTGGTGGTTCGGTGGTCGAGTTGCACGCATACTCGGTCGACGAGGACACCCCCGCATTGCGCGAGGCGTCGATCGCCCGGATGCACGAGCTCTACCCGGAGACGGCGCAGGCGCGGATCGTGCACGAGGAGACGTTGTGCCGCAACGACTGTCCGCGACTGGCGCCGGGCGACTTCGCCGAACGGCCGTCGGTGCACACCCCGCATCCCGGTCTCGCGCTCGCCGGTGACGGCATCCGCATCGACCTGCCGGTCGCGCTGATGGAACGCGCGGCGACCACCGGCATCAGCGCCGCGAACACCCTGCTCGCTCATTTCGGGGTGAAGGGGCACGATATATACACCGTCCCGGTGCGCGGGCGCTCCCCCGTGCTGCGGCACCTGGCCGGCCGTGTCGAAAGGCGGGTTCCCCGATGA